CTTAAAATTGAATTACTAGTATTTATAGATTGATGAAAACAGTAAAATCGTAAAAAATAAATTTGGAATGATTCAATCCAGACTTCAAGTAAAATTCTGATTATTATCGATTCCATCAATGGAAAGGAAAAATTGCATTTTTTACTAATCAGAACGAATTAAATATTAATTTTAACAAGTCTATTAAACATATATTTATCATGGAAAAAATTAGATTTCTTGTAACTTTATTCTGCCTTTTTTCTGTATTTCCTGCTCAAGCCAATAAGAAAAAAACTGTCTTTGTAATCGTTGATGGCATACCGGCTGATGTTATTGAGCGAGTCCATACCCCGAATATTGATGAAATTTCATCTGCTGGAGGTTATACACGAGCCGCAATGGGTGGTAAAGTAAATGATGTAACACAAACTCCGACAATTTCTGCGGTATGCTATAACACACTACTCACTTCTACATGGGTAAATAAACACAATGTATGGGGAAATGGAGTGGAAGCTCCTAATTATAATTACTGGAACATTTTTCGTATTGCCGAGAATCAGAAAAAGAACGTAGAAACCGCCATCTATTCTACCTGGCTGGATAATCGCACAAAATTAGTTGGGGATGGACTGCCGGCTGCCGGAAATATAAACATAGACAAGCATCTGGATGGATTAGAATTGGATAAAAATAATTATCCTACCGAACCAAATAATTTGCATATCTTTAAAATAGACGAGACTATATCTAAAGCTGCAGCAGAAGGAATTAGTAAAGACGGGCCGGATTTGACATGGGTTTATTTGCAGTACACTGATGATGCCGGTCATAAATTTGGCAATGGAGAGAGATTTGACTCTTTTGTTGAAGCTGCAGATAAGCAGGTCGGACGGATTTGGGAGGCTGTAAAAAAACGTCAGAAAGCAACGGGGGAAGATTGGCTGGTTGTGATTGTTACCGACCATGGACGCAATAGTACAGGATACGGTCATGGTGGACAATCAGAGCGCGAACGCACCATCTGGATTTCGATGAACCAAAAGCCTAACTCCTATTTCAATAAAGGGCAAGCGTCAATGGTGGATATTCTTCCAACGATCTGCCGTTTTATGAACTTCTCTGTTCCTAAAGAAGTAAGCTATGAGGAAGAGGGAATGCCATTGATAGGAAAGATAAGTTTCTCGAATCTGGAAATGAAACAAGATGAAGGAGGAATAGAGCTATCCTGGAAAGCGTATGATAATGCTCCTTTGGAAATATATGCATCAACGACGAACCACTTTAAGGAAGGCAAAACTGATGAATGGAAGAAAGTGGGACGTGTCAGGGCTTCCGAAAGAAAATTCTCACTCCCCTATGCTAAGGACGAGTATTGCAAGATCTGTGTCAGAGGAAGCAAAAATAATGGAACCGTATCCATAAAATAAAGCTTTAATCGTAAAGAGCTATTAAAAAATAGATCATAAGTTTTAAAACATTCAGGGAGCCCAAAAGCAAAATTAGTTCTCTAAAAAATGAATATTCATAAAATTCTCAGATAATAAACTGAAGAAAAAGTCATAAATAAGGGGTTGTTCCAACTTTTTGGACAACCCCTTGTTTACGTAGTATAGTTTTATTTATATATTATAACTCTCCGTTATATTTCCAATTCAGGCAAACGGTCTTTCAATTTGGTCTGCTTCCCTCCTTCTTGAATAATCGTTGCATCATCATAAATGAGACTTACATTCTCCTTAGCATTCTTTACACTGAAACTGGCTTTCCCTTCAGAAGAAATGTTAGCCTTGATTTCCCAACTTCCAACTTTTATCAAACCATTCTGAAGTATCTGAGGTATAGCATCCGGAACGTCTTTCTGATGCGTATTGATAATTGTTGCGAAACGATAAACTTTGCGTGCTGGCGAAGTCGCCGTAAAATGCCAGTGATTCTCAAGCGGAGCGAAATATCCTTTATCGTCAGCTCGCAGCCAGTTTACGGCAGGATAAAAGAACTGATCGGTCTGTTCCGTTTTCAACTGGTCAGGAGAAAACAGATAAGCATCCGAGGCTCCCATGCCATTAGTTGCTCTAATGCGTACATATTCTTTTTCTTTCGTTACCTCCATTTTATTCACAGCCGTATGCAACAAATAACTCCAGATCACGCTTGTATCTGCCTCTAATTCGTCATAAATAAACATTATTCCGGCATTGCCCAGTTCAACTACATGGCGTCGGAAGGTCTTCAGATGATTCTTATCCCAACCGTTTGTAGGTGAATATTCTAATTTCGATTGTTTGCCACGCTCCAACCAAAGAGGAGAAATCACTTCTCCGTAAGCATTCGATGCATCGCCTACCAGATAACCAATCTTGTCACTCACATAGTAACGGGGAATCCAGCCATAACCTTCGGTTCCTATTCTTTGTCCCATGCCATTGACCAGGATAGTGTTGTGCGCACGAGTGGCACGGTGGCAATAAACGCTATGCTCGTCAGTAAAACTGATGTGGTGCCCGCTGCTGTAAAACAAGGGGCGCCCGTTGTAGAATGTGTTGAAAGCATTCTGATTTGCAAGGGCATGCGATGTGGAGGCATAAGGGCTTGAACGGAAAGAGAACATAGCATTGCGTTTAATGCTGTGCCAGTCAGACATAAATGTGGCAATACCTGTTTCTGGGAATACATAACCCAAAGGTAGTTCGTTCAATCCCTTTCCTTGCGGCAAAGACTTATGGCACTGCAAGCGGAACCAAGACAAATCTCCGGGTTTTGCCATAAATGCTTCCTTCAGGATATCTGGCTGTTTCTCTGAAATACGACGCAAATAATCGGCGGCAAATGTATTGCCTGTCAGACGGGCTAAAGCATCTGCATATCCCACACGTACACCATTTGGTTTAATAATCTTTCGATGTGAGCTACCGTTACCAGCCGATTTGGAGAAAGGTGGCTGTTGATAAATAACGTACATTGCCGAACCTTTGTACCAGGGATCTGTAAAGAAGTCGAATCCGCTAATGCGGCTATAAAAATAAGGAACTTCAATCAGTGTGCGGATATTAACATGAAAATATGAATCGCCATTGTGCCATCCTCCATCTTTATTTAATCCGGGGAAGCGTGCCAACCAAACATTATAACAATAATCCACCCAAGTATCAGCTTCGGGCAATTCACCATAAACGCTGAAAGCAGCCATCGTAAAAATACGCAAAGTCATTTGCCACACATGGTTGTCAGCAATATGATTTTCTAAATGGTTATTAAATTGCCTATAAAAGTCACCGCCCATTATTTTAATCTCATTGAGAAGCATCTTCTTCTGACTGTCAGAAAGCTGATTGTAAAAAGAATCATAAGCCATAGAGCATAATGAAAGAATGGTAGCAGTATTGAAATCGCCGGCTACATTTTTATTTCCGCTCCAACTAATCATTTCTGTGATACGCTTCATAGCCTCATCAGAATAGCGCTTATTCTGCGTCAATAGATATGCGCGTATCAACACTTCAGTATTCGCTTCTTCGCGGTCTATAATATTACGGCTTTCACGTACCAACATGGCGTTTCTTTTAACAGCATTTTCCAAACCGCCAATGTTACTTGTATCTATCTGGTTGATTGAATACATGGGAGTTTTTATTACTTTTTCAGCTCGTTCTATATACCACTGATATTCCGGAGCCGACTTGCTTTGCTGCATAAAATCTGTCCATTCGTTCTTCATTACCCAGACACGCGGATGGTAAGTCGGTAAATTCTTCAGTACTTTTTTCAACGAAGGTGGACAGAATTTATTAGGATTCTCCTTTACTGTGAACTGCAGCACTTGCGACCAATCAGTTTTTGCATCATTTACATACCCATATTGCCAGTACCACACACCCGTGTCAAGCGGTTTTCCAGGGTTATGAAAAGGCCACAGAGTAGAAACGGTAGTCACGTTCTGCCTCATATTCGGGTCCTTGGAATAACGGACCTGATATCTTAGCTTCGTTTTATCAACCATTTCGTTTTCTGACTTTATACCATCTAATAAATTCTCCATGGTATTAACATACGAAGGAAGAGGCCACTGCAATGAAACTGATCTGTCAGAAACTACAGCTTTATTTAAAGGAGAAGGGGTTGCTCTCATTTCGTGCATCAACGTGACATCATTCAATTTCATGGTGACTTGTGCATTCATATTTAAAGTAAAAATGCTACATATTAATGCTAAATAGAAGTTTTTGTTCATGGTTATTATTAATATTATATTCAAA
The Bacteroides sedimenti genome window above contains:
- a CDS encoding DUF4962 domain-containing protein; the encoded protein is MNKNFYLALICSIFTLNMNAQVTMKLNDVTLMHEMRATPSPLNKAVVSDRSVSLQWPLPSYVNTMENLLDGIKSENEMVDKTKLRYQVRYSKDPNMRQNVTTVSTLWPFHNPGKPLDTGVWYWQYGYVNDAKTDWSQVLQFTVKENPNKFCPPSLKKVLKNLPTYHPRVWVMKNEWTDFMQQSKSAPEYQWYIERAEKVIKTPMYSINQIDTSNIGGLENAVKRNAMLVRESRNIIDREEANTEVLIRAYLLTQNKRYSDEAMKRITEMISWSGNKNVAGDFNTATILSLCSMAYDSFYNQLSDSQKKMLLNEIKIMGGDFYRQFNNHLENHIADNHVWQMTLRIFTMAAFSVYGELPEADTWVDYCYNVWLARFPGLNKDGGWHNGDSYFHVNIRTLIEVPYFYSRISGFDFFTDPWYKGSAMYVIYQQPPFSKSAGNGSSHRKIIKPNGVRVGYADALARLTGNTFAADYLRRISEKQPDILKEAFMAKPGDLSWFRLQCHKSLPQGKGLNELPLGYVFPETGIATFMSDWHSIKRNAMFSFRSSPYASTSHALANQNAFNTFYNGRPLFYSSGHHISFTDEHSVYCHRATRAHNTILVNGMGQRIGTEGYGWIPRYYVSDKIGYLVGDASNAYGEVISPLWLERGKQSKLEYSPTNGWDKNHLKTFRRHVVELGNAGIMFIYDELEADTSVIWSYLLHTAVNKMEVTKEKEYVRIRATNGMGASDAYLFSPDQLKTEQTDQFFYPAVNWLRADDKGYFAPLENHWHFTATSPARKVYRFATIINTHQKDVPDAIPQILQNGLIKVGSWEIKANISSEGKASFSVKNAKENVSLIYDDATIIQEGGKQTKLKDRLPELEI
- a CDS encoding alkaline phosphatase family protein, whose amino-acid sequence is MEKIRFLVTLFCLFSVFPAQANKKKTVFVIVDGIPADVIERVHTPNIDEISSAGGYTRAAMGGKVNDVTQTPTISAVCYNTLLTSTWVNKHNVWGNGVEAPNYNYWNIFRIAENQKKNVETAIYSTWLDNRTKLVGDGLPAAGNINIDKHLDGLELDKNNYPTEPNNLHIFKIDETISKAAAEGISKDGPDLTWVYLQYTDDAGHKFGNGERFDSFVEAADKQVGRIWEAVKKRQKATGEDWLVVIVTDHGRNSTGYGHGGQSERERTIWISMNQKPNSYFNKGQASMVDILPTICRFMNFSVPKEVSYEEEGMPLIGKISFSNLEMKQDEGGIELSWKAYDNAPLEIYASTTNHFKEGKTDEWKKVGRVRASERKFSLPYAKDEYCKICVRGSKNNGTVSIK